Within the Candidatus Thermoplasmatota archaeon genome, the region CTTTTTGTGGCACTTTTGATTTTCAAGCCTGGATTTTTAGGTTTGCAAATGTGGTTGGAATTCGTGGAACACATGGGGTTATTGTTGATTTTATTGATAAACTAAAGAAAAACCCAAAACAGCTTGAGATTCTTGGTGATGGTAAACAACAAAAACCATATCTGCATGTTAGCGATGTTGTTGATGGGATGATTTTTGGTTTTGAACAGTCAAATGATCAAATAAACTTGTTTAACCTTGGTTGTGACAGCAGTACAACGGTTACAAAAATTGCCCAGATGGTTGTAGAAGAAATGGGTCTTAAGGATGTTGAATTTAAGTACACTGGTGGAGAAAGAGGCTGGCCAGGGGATGTACCCCGTTTTCAACTTTCAACAGAAAAAATGAAGAAACTAGGTTGGAAGGCAAGTCTATCATCTGATGAGGCTGTAAGAAAAGCAATTATAGAACTGCTTGATAAGAACGTTTAAATCAAATATATGGATATTTTATGGCGATGAACATAGCTATTGTTGGGACCGGTTACGTAGGTTTAGTGACAGGTGCATGTTTTGCTAAACTAGGTCATAAGGTAATATGTGTAGACATCAACAGAGAAAAAATCCAGAAAATAAACGAAGGTGTGCCACCAATTTTTGAAAAAGATTTGGAAGAATTATTAACAACATATAAGAAGAATATTGCAGCAACAACAGATTACAAAACAGCAATAATGAACAGCGATATAACATTCATATGTGTAGGAACACCAACATTAAAAAACGGTAGTATTGACTTATCATTTGTAAAAGACTCAACAATAAGCATAGCAAAAGTTTTGAAAGAGAAAAAACAGTGGCATCTAGTTGTAGTAAAAAGCACTGTGCTACCAGGCACAACAAAAAACGTTGTATTACCACTATTGGAAAAATACTCTGGAAAAAAAGTAGGAATGGATATAGGATTAGGGATGAACCCTGAGTTTTTAAAAGAAGGGGTAGCAATAGAGGATTTTCTAAAACCAGATAGGATAGTCATAGGCGCTTATGATAAAAAAAGCAGAGAAAAACTAAGGGAACTCTATAAAAATTTTAGCTGCCCAATTGTAGAAACAGATTTATCGTCTGCTGAAATGATCAAATATGCAAGCAATGCTTTTTTAGCAACTAAAATATCATTCATAAACGAAATAGGAAACATGTGCAAAAAAATAGGGATAGACACATACACTGTTGCAGAAGGAATGGGTCTTGATAAAAGAATAGGACGAGCATTCTTAGACTCAGGAATAGGCTGGGGTGGCAGTTGTTTCCCAAAAGACATCGGTGCACTTATCTCCTGGGCACAAGAAATCAAAGAACAAACAAGAATCATCCAAAGTACTAAACAAGTTAACGATGAACAACCACTAAAACTTGTAATTATTCTAAAAAAATATATACCAAACCTTAGAGGAAAAACCATTGGAGTCCTCGGCCTAGCGTTCAAACCAAACACAGATGACATCCGAGAAAGCAGAGCGATACCAATTATTCAACAACTCATAAACGAGGGGGCGAACATAAAAGCGTATGATCCAGAGGCGATGGAAAACTTCAAAAAACTTTACCCAAACATAAATTACTGCACAACAGCATCAGAAGCCCTCGACTCCGATGCAGTACTGATTCTAACAAAATGGGATGAATTCAAAAATTTAAACTACAAAGGAAAAATAGTATTTGATGGTAGAAGAATAGAACAAGCAAAAAAAGCAAAAATATACGAAGGAGTTTGTTGGTAGATGAAGATAAAAAAAGCTGTGATACCAGCAGCAGGATTAGGAACAAGATTTCTACCGGTAACAAAATCAATGCCAAAAGAAATGCTGCCAATAATAGACACACCAGCGATACACTACGTTGTAAAAGAAGCCATAGACTCAGGCTTAGATGACATAATAATAATCACAGGAAGAGGAAAAAAACCATTGGAAGACTATTTCGATGAGTCACCAGAACTAGAGATGCATCTAAAGAAAAACAAAAAAAATGATCTACTAAAAACCGTAAGAGAAATATCATCACTTGTAAACATCCATTACATAAGACAAAAAGAACCACGGGGATTACCAGATGCTTTGCAAACTGCAGAAAAACATGTTGGTGATGAACCTTTTGCAGTTTTACTAGGTGATGATATCACAGACTCAAAAAAACCTTGCGCAAAACAACTCATAGATGTATTCAATAAGCATAAATCATCTGTGATAGCTGTACAAAATGTACCGAGAGAAAAAATAAGCAGATATGGGTCGGTACAAACAAAAAGTACCTCTGAAAAACAACTCTACTTGATAAAACACATAGTTGAAAAACCAAAAAGCGAAGAGGCACCATCAACCATGGCAGCCATAGGAAGATATGTTTTCACACCTGAGATATTTGATTGCATACATAAAACAAAACCAGGTGTAAATAATGAACTGCAGATAACGGATTCGATAAACATTCTAACAAAATCACAGAAAGTATATGCGTATGCTTTTGAAGGAAAAAGATACGACATAGGAGACAAACTAGGCTATGTACAGGCAATTATAGATTTCTCACTGCAGAACAAAGAAATCAAAAATGATATCAAAAACTACATAAGAAAAATAAAATAGGCTCATGTCCCTAAATCATCGGACAAAACGACTCACATAAGTCATCTTTCCCCTTGAATCATGATCTGAGGAATCCTTCATGCTGTTCATATCTGGTAGTCCGATAATTCGTGGGGAAGAGCCATAAAATAAAAAAAATTATCTTGTTTTTAAAATAATTGCTATTTATTGTAAAACTGTGTAATGTTATCAACTATGTAATCCCTTTGTTCCTCACTCAGTTCAGGATAAATAGGTATAGACAAAATCTCCCCAGCCAGCTGTTCTGAAACAGGATAACTGCCTCTTTTTATACCAAGTTTTTTATAAGCAGGCTGCAGATGCAATGGAATAGGGTAGTGAACACCACAATCTATACCTTTTTCTTTAAGATACTGCATAAGCTCATCTCTATGTTTCACACGGATCTCATACATGTAATAGACATGTTTAGCACCTCTTGCCTCAACAGGTCTAACTATCTCATTAGGTAAGTTTTTATCATAATATTTCGCATGAGTTCTCCTCAGATCAGTCCATTTTTGTAGATGAGGCAGTTTAGCATTAAGAATAGCGGCCTGTAATGAATCAAGCCTATAGTTATAACCCTCTATAAGATGCTCATACTTGGTAGACCTACCATGATTAACCAACAACCTTAGCTTTTCACCGAGTTCATCATTGTTTGTGACAACACCACCACCGTCACCATAACAACCTAGGTTTTTAGCTGGAAAGAAACTATAAGCAGCTACGTCACCATAGAAACCTGGTTGATGACCATTCCACTCAGCAGCATGAGCCTGCGCAGCATCCTCAATCAAAAAAAGACCATGATCATCTGCAATCTCTCTTATCCGCTGCATATCAGGCATCTGACCATAAAGATGAACAACAATAACCGCCTTAGTCTTACGGGTAATAGCTTTTTCAAGTTTATCGATATCAATAAGACAAGTATCTGGTTTAACATCCACAAACTTGATTTTACCACCAACATAAGAAATACACTCAGTGGTAGCAATAAAAGTATTAGGAACAGTTATAACCTCATCACCTCTCTTCAGATTTGCACAAAGCAAGGAAAGATGAACAGCAGCAGTACCACTAGCACAACCAACCATATGTTTAGCCTTACAAAAAGCAGCGAAATTATCCTCAAAATTTTTCAAATACTTGCCCATAATAAAAGAAGTATCCCCAATAACCTCTTTAATCGCATTATCAATCTCAGTTTTTATAGAAAGATAATTAGCTTTAAGATCAACCAAGGGTATCTTCATCATTCTATGTCACCATATGCTTTTCCACCATCAGGATAAACCAAATCCTTAACATCCTTGATAACCTTAGCAGGGTTACCAACAACCACCTTACCAGGAGGAACATCACGTGTTACAACACTACCAGCGCCAACAAGAGCACCATCGCCAATCTTAACACCAGGTAAAACCGTTGTATTAGCACCAATCCTAGCATTCTTACCAACAACAACTCCCTCAAGGAAATCCTTAGCACGTAAAGACTTAGGATAAGGAGCATTAGTTAAAACAACATTAGGACCAACCCAACAACCTTGTTTCAACTCACAATATTCAGGTATAAAAGCCTGAGAATGAATCCTAACACCATCACCAATCCTAGTTTTAAACTCAACAACACTCTTAGTACCAATACTAACATCCTTACCAATAACGTTCTCCTCACGAATACTAGCATGATTACCTGTTTGAAAACTCTCACCAATAACATTACCAGCATAAATCACTGTATGAGAACGTATAACAGAATTACTACCAATAACAGTCTTCAACTCACCATCCCTCATACCCTTAGGCGGCACACCAATGATAACAAAATCCTCAACAACAACATTCTCACCAAGCTCAACATTCTTAAAAATCCTAGCGGTCTTAGCAACAGCACTCATTTAACAACAACCTCCCTTTTTTTCTCAGCTGACTCCAAACACAACTCACAAATCCTAGTAGTATAATAATTCTCCTTACCAACATTAGAATCCAAATCAACATTATTTTTACCAACCAAATCCACAAAATACTTCAACTCATCCCTAAGGGGATCATTAATAACAATCTTCTCCTCAACCATATCCTTCCTATCAACACCATCATACGTAACCTTAAGAGGAAAACGCTTTAAAACCTGAGAAAAAAAATCAACATAAACAGTCTCCCTCTCACCAACAACCCATATATCACGTGCTTTCTCAGGATGCATACAACTAAGCTCAATAGCTGCAAAAAAATCACCATACTCAAGCTGTACAAAAGCAGAATCCTCAAAAACAGATGATAACAAGTTTTTCTTAGAAGCATAAAGACTCTTAGGAACACAATCTGTTGTAAAATTCAAGATATCAACAACATGTATACCAAGGTTCAATATAACACCAGAGTCTTTCCTAGGAGGTTTGGTTGAATGCACATACCTACTAGTAATATACTGTATTCTACCGATTTCAGGTAAAATCTTTTTCAAACGCAAAACAGCGTTATTAAAACGATAAATATAACCAACAGATAAAACCAAACCCTTAGATTTAGCAAAATCAACCAGCTTACAACCTAGCTTAGAAGACTCTGCAATTGGTTTCTCAACCAAAACATGCTTACCAGCTTTTAAACAATCATAAACAATCTTGTAGTGAGTATCTGTAGGTGTGGTAATAGTAACAGCATCAACCTCATCTAATATCTTGTGGTAATCATCAAAGAAACCAACACCATACTGCTTAGCGATATCCCTTTTCTTAGGATCAACATCAGAGA harbors:
- a CDS encoding NAD-dependent epimerase/dehydratase family protein codes for the protein KLKKEIKNHDVVFHIAANPHVRLGEKQTDLDLKQGIIATYNVLEAMRLNNIKKIVFSSSSVVYGETTMPSLSETYGPTLPISFYGAGKLGAEGLISAFCGTFDFQAWIFRFANVVGIRGTHGVIVDFIDKLKKNPKQLEILGDGKQQKPYLHVSDVVDGMIFGFEQSNDQINLFNLGCDSSTTVTKIAQMVVEEMGLKDVEFKYTGGERGWPGDVPRFQLSTEKMKKLGWKASLSSDEAVRKAIIELLDKNV
- a CDS encoding UDP-glucose/GDP-mannose dehydrogenase family protein; its protein translation is MNIAIVGTGYVGLVTGACFAKLGHKVICVDINREKIQKINEGVPPIFEKDLEELLTTYKKNIAATTDYKTAIMNSDITFICVGTPTLKNGSIDLSFVKDSTISIAKVLKEKKQWHLVVVKSTVLPGTTKNVVLPLLEKYSGKKVGMDIGLGMNPEFLKEGVAIEDFLKPDRIVIGAYDKKSREKLRELYKNFSCPIVETDLSSAEMIKYASNAFLATKISFINEIGNMCKKIGIDTYTVAEGMGLDKRIGRAFLDSGIGWGGSCFPKDIGALISWAQEIKEQTRIIQSTKQVNDEQPLKLVIILKKYIPNLRGKTIGVLGLAFKPNTDDIRESRAIPIIQQLINEGANIKAYDPEAMENFKKLYPNINYCTTASEALDSDAVLILTKWDEFKNLNYKGKIVFDGRRIEQAKKAKIYEGVCW
- the galU gene encoding UTP--glucose-1-phosphate uridylyltransferase GalU; the protein is MKIKKAVIPAAGLGTRFLPVTKSMPKEMLPIIDTPAIHYVVKEAIDSGLDDIIIITGRGKKPLEDYFDESPELEMHLKKNKKNDLLKTVREISSLVNIHYIRQKEPRGLPDALQTAEKHVGDEPFAVLLGDDITDSKKPCAKQLIDVFNKHKSSVIAVQNVPREKISRYGSVQTKSTSEKQLYLIKHIVEKPKSEEAPSTMAAIGRYVFTPEIFDCIHKTKPGVNNELQITDSINILTKSQKVYAYAFEGKRYDIGDKLGYVQAIIDFSLQNKEIKNDIKNYIRKIK
- a CDS encoding DegT/DnrJ/EryC1/StrS family aminotransferase, encoding MKIPLVDLKANYLSIKTEIDNAIKEVIGDTSFIMGKYLKNFEDNFAAFCKAKHMVGCASGTAAVHLSLLCANLKRGDEVITVPNTFIATTECISYVGGKIKFVDVKPDTCLIDIDKLEKAITRKTKAVIVVHLYGQMPDMQRIREIADDHGLFLIEDAAQAHAAEWNGHQPGFYGDVAAYSFFPAKNLGCYGDGGGVVTNNDELGEKLRLLVNHGRSTKYEHLIEGYNYRLDSLQAAILNAKLPHLQKWTDLRRTHAKYYDKNLPNEIVRPVEARGAKHVYYMYEIRVKHRDELMQYLKEKGIDCGVHYPIPLHLQPAYKKLGIKRGSYPVSEQLAGEILSIPIYPELSEEQRDYIVDNITQFYNK
- a CDS encoding DapH/DapD/GlmU-related protein, producing MSAVAKTARIFKNVELGENVVVEDFVIIGVPPKGMRDGELKTVIGSNSVIRSHTVIYAGNVIGESFQTGNHASIREENVIGKDVSIGTKSVVEFKTRIGDGVRIHSQAFIPEYCELKQGCWVGPNVVLTNAPYPKSLRAKDFLEGVVVGKNARIGANTTVLPGVKIGDGALVGAGSVVTRDVPPGKVVVGNPAKVIKDVKDLVYPDGGKAYGDIE
- a CDS encoding Gfo/Idh/MocA family oxidoreductase, which encodes MVKIGVVGVGKWGINHLKSLKDIRCDLVGISDVDPKKRDIAKQYGVGFFDDYHKILDEVDAVTITTPTDTHYKIVYDCLKAGKHVLVEKPIAESSKLGCKLVDFAKSKGLVLSVGYIYRFNNAVLRLKKILPEIGRIQYITSRYVHSTKPPRKDSGVILNLGIHVVDILNFTTDCVPKSLYASKKNLLSSVFEDSAFVQLEYGDFFAAIELSCMHPEKARDIWVVGERETVYVDFFSQVLKRFPLKVTYDGVDRKDMVEEKIVINDPLRDELKYFVDLVGKNNVDLDSNVGKENYYTTRICELCLESAEKKREVVVK